A genomic window from Leptospiraceae bacterium includes:
- a CDS encoding regulatory protein RecX has protein sequence MKKDLNSKSGYYSLVLRFISTRDRSSQEIKEFLTKKGADPEFIQEVIRKLQDERLLDDGRFASNRIYFRMTHKLWGINRITSELLIFGIHKEIIKSELSKITKEAWLSNCNKLIQKKVKFPLSKEALPKLHRQLRSYGYLDTEIKNCLKNLHSSLEAE, from the coding sequence TTGAAAAAAGACCTCAATTCAAAAAGCGGTTATTATTCTCTTGTGCTTCGTTTCATCAGCACAAGAGACCGCTCTTCTCAAGAAATCAAAGAATTCTTAACCAAAAAAGGTGCAGATCCTGAGTTTATTCAGGAAGTGATACGTAAGCTACAGGATGAAAGATTGTTGGATGATGGGCGTTTTGCTTCCAATCGTATTTATTTCCGAATGACACATAAGCTCTGGGGTATCAATCGAATCACAAGTGAACTGCTAATTTTTGGAATTCATAAAGAAATTATAAAATCCGAATTATCTAAAATTACAAAAGAAGCCTGGCTTTCAAATTGTAATAAACTAATCCAAAAGAAAGTAAAATTTCCTTTGAGTAAGGAAGCTTTACCGAAATTGCACAGACAACTTCGTTCTTATGGTTATCTTGATACCGAAATTAAAAACTGTCTTAAAAATCTACATTCTTCTTTAGAAGCCGAGTAA
- the rpsI gene encoding 30S ribosomal protein S9: protein MSDKKGIWAVGRRKTSIARVKLTEGKGKITINNKDVNEYIQGGSSRVDEAIRPLLKINAKEKYDLILNVKGGGINGQIGAIKHAIARALIKAQPDTRKDLKVEGFLTRDSRMVERKKYGLHKARRGTQFSKR, encoded by the coding sequence ATGTCAGATAAAAAAGGAATCTGGGCTGTAGGAAGGAGAAAAACATCTATAGCCAGGGTAAAGTTGACCGAGGGAAAAGGTAAAATTACCATTAATAATAAAGATGTAAATGAATACATTCAGGGTGGAAGTAGCCGTGTTGACGAAGCTATTAGACCTCTTTTAAAAATAAATGCCAAAGAAAAATACGACCTGATTCTCAATGTAAAAGGTGGTGGGATCAATGGTCAGATTGGAGCTATCAAGCATGCTATCGCCAGGGCTCTTATCAAAGCTCAACCGGATACTCGCAAAGATTTAAAAGTCGAAGGCTTTCTTACCAGGGATTCCCGGATGGTGGAAAGAAAGAAATACGGTTTACACAAAGCGAGAAGAGGTACCCAGTTCTCCAAACGTTAA